In Archangium lipolyticum, a single genomic region encodes these proteins:
- a CDS encoding 4Fe-4S dicluster domain-containing protein: MSDIVSRRTMMKGAGATLGAAAFAHAMAPLTEWSKDLSVDEFLQKHYKELTRDELGRVLLHLKEETKRKYGRDVDIQALPPQEGVSFAYALNLSICIGCRKCAEACHQENNHDRRTGNSYIRVLEMQQGSLDLEHGNANYDHPVPAEGKYYLPVQCHQCDNAPCVKVCPVQATWKEQDGIVVVDYNWCIGCRYCEAACPYHARRFNWAKPEIPPEEINPDQGYLSNRIRPQGVVEKCTFCLHRTRAGRLPACLEACPTGARVFGNLLDPKSPIRWVLENKRVFVLKEELGTRPRFFYFFDK, encoded by the coding sequence ATGAGTGACATCGTCTCCCGCCGTACCATGATGAAGGGTGCCGGAGCCACGCTGGGGGCCGCGGCCTTCGCGCACGCGATGGCACCGCTCACCGAGTGGTCGAAGGACCTGAGCGTCGATGAGTTCCTGCAGAAGCACTACAAGGAGCTGACGCGTGACGAGCTGGGGCGGGTGCTCCTCCACCTGAAGGAAGAGACGAAGCGGAAGTACGGCCGCGACGTGGACATCCAGGCGCTGCCGCCGCAGGAGGGCGTGTCCTTCGCGTACGCGCTCAACCTGAGCATCTGCATCGGCTGCCGGAAGTGCGCCGAGGCGTGCCACCAGGAGAACAACCACGACCGGCGCACGGGGAACTCCTACATCCGGGTGCTGGAGATGCAGCAGGGCAGCCTGGATCTGGAGCACGGCAACGCGAACTACGACCATCCGGTACCGGCCGAGGGGAAGTACTACCTGCCGGTGCAGTGCCACCAGTGCGACAACGCGCCGTGCGTGAAGGTGTGCCCGGTGCAGGCCACGTGGAAGGAGCAGGACGGCATCGTGGTGGTGGACTACAACTGGTGCATCGGCTGCCGGTACTGCGAGGCGGCGTGCCCCTACCACGCGCGGCGCTTCAACTGGGCGAAGCCGGAGATCCCGCCCGAGGAGATCAACCCGGACCAGGGGTACCTCTCCAACCGGATCCGCCCGCAGGGGGTGGTGGAGAAATGCACCTTCTGTCTGCACCGCACGCGAGCGGGGCGGCTGCCGGCGTGCCTGGAGGCATGCCCCACGGGGGCGCGGGTGTTCGGCAACCTGTTGGATCCGAAGAGCCCCATCCGCTGGGTGCTCGAGAACAAGCGCGTCTTCGTGCTCAAAGAGGAGCTCGGGACGCGGCCACGCTTCTTCTACTTCTTCGACAAGTGA
- a CDS encoding molybdopterin-dependent oxidoreductase — MDRRDFLKGSAMTAATLAASRLAYGQDRAAAEPPSTARQGGDVQWNKAPCRFCGTGCHVQVGVQNGKVVAIAGDQKAPVNKGLLCVKGYHVGLALYGQDRLTTPLLRKGDKQVPISWEEAIDIIARRVLKDPKGFAVYGSGQWTIPEGYAASKFVKAGLGTHNIDANARLCMASAVTGFLATYGVDEPAGCYDDLDACDVLITWGNNPAEMHPVLFSRVIDRRSRGEKVTLIDIGTRKTRTSGFADHSLRFKPNSDLAIACGIAHLLVENGTYDKAFVEANCAFRASSTPPTLEGKAISFEEYRELLKPYTPEKVEQLSGVSQKDLRMLAELFGRRDIRITSMWCMGPNQHTRGTAMNSLLHGLHLLSGHFGKPGDAPTSLTGQPSACGTVREVGTLSHALPGGRVVAKAEHRAQMEEIWNVPAGRVSDKIGYHTVEMWNRFSTPTDQGGDVHTLWVQVTNPAQSLPNTHKLVDPSRKLADKFLIVSDVYPTATTRVADLVLPSAMWVEKNGMVGNSERRTQQWFKLVPPPGQARDDAWQLISVAHRLLELGFAGMKDKDGRFLFEVKGKDGKSVPIWEWAHYYDVNVDEHLFEEYRKTTRIKHKDLAPYQEYVKARGLRWPVVQQPDGSWRETRFRFSGFDDPYVKKGRDIQFYHSTSHDDRAQIWFQPYESPPESPDAEYPFWLCTGRVIEHWHTGSVTMRIPQLRRAMPQAYVEMNRADARKLGVDNGDLVTVETRRGKLDLPVWVGGRGEPVEGSLFVPFFDERLLINELTLDAHDPFSKQPDYKKCAARVRRREQVAEKQG; from the coding sequence ATGGATCGTCGGGACTTCCTCAAGGGTTCGGCCATGACGGCGGCGACGCTGGCCGCGAGCCGTCTGGCATATGGCCAGGACAGGGCGGCCGCGGAGCCGCCGAGCACTGCCCGTCAAGGGGGTGACGTGCAGTGGAACAAGGCTCCCTGCCGCTTCTGCGGCACCGGCTGCCACGTCCAGGTGGGCGTGCAGAACGGCAAGGTGGTGGCCATCGCGGGCGACCAGAAGGCTCCGGTGAACAAGGGCCTGCTGTGCGTGAAGGGCTACCACGTGGGGCTCGCCCTCTATGGACAGGACAGGCTCACGACGCCGCTCCTTCGTAAGGGCGACAAGCAGGTGCCCATCAGCTGGGAGGAGGCGATCGACATCATCGCCCGCCGCGTGCTGAAGGACCCCAAGGGCTTCGCCGTCTACGGCAGCGGCCAGTGGACCATCCCCGAGGGTTATGCCGCCTCGAAGTTCGTCAAGGCCGGTCTGGGCACGCACAACATCGACGCCAACGCGCGCCTGTGCATGGCCTCGGCGGTGACGGGCTTCCTCGCCACCTACGGTGTGGACGAGCCCGCCGGTTGCTATGACGACCTCGACGCCTGCGACGTGCTCATCACCTGGGGCAACAACCCCGCGGAGATGCACCCCGTCCTCTTCTCGCGCGTCATCGACCGGCGCTCGCGCGGCGAGAAGGTCACCCTCATCGATATCGGCACGCGGAAGACGCGCACCAGCGGGTTCGCCGACCACTCGCTGCGCTTCAAGCCGAACTCGGACCTGGCGATCGCCTGCGGCATCGCCCACCTGCTGGTGGAGAATGGCACCTACGACAAGGCCTTCGTCGAGGCCAACTGCGCCTTCCGCGCCTCCAGCACTCCGCCCACGCTCGAGGGCAAGGCCATCTCCTTCGAGGAGTACCGCGAGCTGCTGAAGCCCTATACCCCCGAGAAGGTGGAGCAGCTCTCGGGCGTGTCCCAGAAGGACCTGCGGATGCTGGCCGAGCTGTTCGGCCGGAGGGACATCCGCATCACCAGCATGTGGTGCATGGGGCCCAACCAGCACACCCGGGGCACGGCCATGAACAGCCTGCTCCACGGGCTCCACCTGCTCAGCGGGCACTTCGGCAAGCCGGGGGACGCGCCCACCAGTCTCACCGGCCAGCCCTCCGCGTGTGGCACCGTGCGCGAGGTGGGCACGCTCTCCCACGCGCTCCCCGGCGGCCGCGTGGTGGCCAAGGCCGAGCACCGCGCCCAGATGGAGGAGATCTGGAACGTCCCCGCTGGCCGCGTCTCCGACAAGATTGGCTACCACACCGTGGAGATGTGGAATCGCTTCTCCACGCCCACCGACCAGGGGGGCGATGTCCACACCCTCTGGGTCCAGGTCACCAACCCCGCGCAGAGCCTCCCCAATACGCACAAGCTGGTGGACCCCAGCCGGAAGCTCGCGGACAAGTTCCTCATCGTCTCGGACGTCTACCCGACCGCCACCACGCGCGTCGCCGACCTCGTGCTGCCCTCCGCCATGTGGGTGGAGAAGAACGGCATGGTCGGCAACTCCGAGCGCCGCACCCAGCAGTGGTTCAAGCTGGTTCCGCCCCCCGGGCAGGCCCGCGATGACGCCTGGCAGCTCATCTCCGTGGCCCACCGGCTGCTCGAGCTCGGCTTCGCCGGAATGAAGGACAAGGACGGCCGCTTCCTCTTCGAGGTGAAGGGGAAGGATGGCAAGTCGGTGCCCATCTGGGAGTGGGCGCACTACTACGACGTCAACGTCGACGAGCACCTCTTCGAGGAGTACCGGAAGACGACTCGCATCAAGCACAAGGACCTGGCGCCCTATCAGGAGTACGTGAAGGCGCGCGGCCTGCGCTGGCCCGTGGTGCAGCAGCCGGACGGCAGCTGGCGCGAGACGCGGTTCCGCTTCTCCGGCTTCGATGATCCGTATGTGAAGAAGGGCCGGGACATCCAGTTCTACCACTCGACCTCGCACGACGATCGCGCGCAGATCTGGTTCCAGCCCTACGAGTCTCCTCCCGAGTCCCCTGACGCCGAGTACCCCTTCTGGCTGTGCACCGGCCGCGTCATCGAGCACTGGCACACGGGCTCGGTGACCATGCGCATCCCGCAGCTCCGGCGCGCCATGCCCCAGGCCTACGTGGAGATGAACCGCGCCGATGCCCGGAAGCTCGGTGTGGACAACGGGGACCTGGTGACGGTGGAGACCCGCCGCGGGAAGCTCGACCTGCCCGTGTGGGTCGGCGGCCGCGGAGAGCCCGTCGAGGGCTCGCTCTTCGTCCCGTTCTTCGACGAGCGGCTGCTCATCAACGAGCTCACGCTCGACGCGCATGATCCGTTCTCCAAACAGCCCGACTACAAGAAGTGCGCGGCTCGTGTGCGACGGCGTGAGCAGGTCGCGGAGAAACAGGGATGA
- a CDS encoding nitrate reductase cytochrome c-type subunit has product MSAGGEQSSGLGARWLQVGAAVAVALAATGYFAGLRAPEMPERPAASDPHAQRAERAPGYSELREQRRGDNARMYEGAIASLAEADFPVKPLPVATPALRAEALTQRKAHRAYDGAPPTIPHEIDQREVPGCLACHGEGMKLGNRVAPKISHPPYQSCTQCHVVGESPRPLAQYKDVPGNRFVGLASTGNGARAWQGAPPTLPHPTLMRTDCTSCHGPKGLPGLRTSHPERQNCQQCHGSSAVLDQRIPEASGAGESGPPPGGVAMEARP; this is encoded by the coding sequence ATGAGCGCCGGGGGCGAACAGTCGAGTGGGCTCGGGGCCCGCTGGCTCCAGGTGGGGGCCGCCGTGGCGGTGGCGCTCGCGGCCACCGGGTACTTCGCGGGTCTCCGCGCCCCGGAGATGCCCGAGCGTCCGGCCGCCTCCGACCCGCATGCGCAACGCGCCGAGCGCGCTCCGGGCTACAGCGAGCTTCGCGAGCAGCGGCGCGGTGACAACGCGCGCATGTACGAGGGCGCCATCGCCTCGCTGGCGGAGGCGGACTTCCCGGTGAAGCCCCTGCCCGTGGCCACCCCCGCGCTGCGCGCCGAGGCCCTGACCCAGCGGAAGGCCCACCGCGCCTACGACGGCGCGCCGCCCACGATTCCTCATGAGATCGACCAGCGTGAGGTCCCCGGTTGTCTGGCCTGCCATGGCGAGGGCATGAAGCTGGGCAACCGCGTGGCTCCGAAGATCAGCCACCCGCCTTACCAGAGCTGCACGCAGTGCCACGTGGTGGGGGAGTCGCCCCGCCCGCTGGCCCAGTACAAGGACGTCCCGGGGAACCGTTTCGTCGGATTGGCTTCGACTGGGAATGGCGCTCGGGCCTGGCAGGGGGCTCCTCCGACCCTGCCTCACCCCACGCTCATGCGGACCGACTGCACGAGCTGCCACGGGCCCAAGGGCCTCCCCGGGCTGCGGACCTCGCACCCGGAGCGGCAGAACTGCCAGCAGTGCCATGGGTCTTCCGCGGTGCTCGACCAGCGCATCCCGGAGGCCTCGGGGGCAGGGGAGTCCGGACCGCCTCCCGGTGGCGTGGCGATGGAGGCGAGGCCTTGA
- a CDS encoding 4Fe-4S binding protein, translated as MSSPAPVRAPSPAVSEPAPGAGFSLEAFYSSRARSGEATGTSLPVFSLREGLAIPQDGVSRIGMAPLAPPPVAPVAGMTVRVRPQLCLAWQGSFCSTCSERCPVEGALAVELGRPRVVEERCNGCGLCVQVCPAPLNAFEFLPSRQQVSSS; from the coding sequence GTGTCTTCTCCCGCGCCTGTTCGTGCTCCTTCGCCCGCCGTGTCCGAGCCCGCGCCGGGGGCGGGCTTCTCGCTCGAGGCGTTCTATTCCTCTCGTGCGCGGTCGGGTGAGGCGACCGGGACGAGCCTCCCGGTCTTCTCCCTCCGCGAGGGGCTCGCCATTCCCCAGGACGGTGTCAGCCGCATCGGGATGGCTCCGCTCGCGCCTCCTCCCGTTGCTCCCGTCGCGGGGATGACCGTGCGCGTCCGGCCCCAGCTCTGCCTCGCCTGGCAGGGCTCGTTCTGCAGCACCTGCTCCGAGCGCTGTCCCGTCGAGGGCGCCCTCGCCGTCGAGCTGGGCCGCCCTCGCGTCGTGGAAGAGCGGTGCAACGGCTGTGGTCTCTGCGTCCAGGTGTGCCCGGCTCCGCTCAACGCCTTCGAGTTCCTTCCCTCCCGACAGCAGGTCTCCTCTTCATGA
- the yjjX gene encoding inosine/xanthosine triphosphatase, with product MSFIIAIGSTNPAKTTAAQTICERAFPGCTVVPIDVPSGVPEQPIGPDQTSTGARNRARAALEAVEGARMGMGLEGGVDPDGSLINCVAVVEAGGRENLTWGVRFPLPPVAVARVLKGEELGPVMDQVSGRNESKKKLGAVGILTNGLFTRAEMWQGPLACALMPFLHPELYGAPATDEASGT from the coding sequence ATGTCCTTCATCATCGCGATTGGCTCGACGAACCCGGCCAAGACGACGGCCGCCCAGACCATCTGTGAGCGGGCCTTTCCAGGCTGCACGGTGGTCCCGATCGACGTCCCCAGCGGAGTGCCGGAACAACCCATCGGCCCGGACCAGACCTCGACGGGAGCGCGCAACCGGGCACGAGCCGCACTCGAGGCCGTGGAGGGGGCACGGATGGGGATGGGGCTGGAAGGGGGAGTGGATCCGGACGGGAGCCTCATCAACTGCGTGGCCGTGGTGGAGGCCGGAGGCCGGGAGAACCTCACCTGGGGCGTGCGCTTTCCCCTGCCCCCGGTCGCGGTCGCCCGGGTGCTGAAGGGAGAGGAACTGGGGCCGGTGATGGACCAGGTGTCGGGCCGCAACGAGAGCAAGAAGAAGCTGGGGGCGGTGGGAATCCTGACCAACGGGCTCTTCACGCGGGCCGAGATGTGGCAGGGCCCGCTGGCGTGCGCGCTGATGCCCTTCCTGCATCCAGAGCTCTACGGGGCACCCGCGACAGACGAAGCCTCCGGGACCTGA
- a CDS encoding NAD-dependent epimerase/dehydratase family protein yields MKTLLTGGTGLVGANLAHQLCGQGERPRLLVRERSDRRGLRGLSYDEVLGDVLDTESLRGAMKGVERVYHVAGIVRFDPFTREDVSRINAQGTRNVLDAARAAGVRRVVVVSSVAAVGHGTLAEPATEETLYNYEGDNPYHESKREAERLALEASGPTLEVLAGNPGFVIGPYDVRPSTGELLRVVAKGIIRVYPSGGINVVNAQDVARGLQLVMEKGRPGERYILGGENLTFREFLTLCAEEAGVPPPTVPLPDAVVKAAGRFGDVVGRLSPDLFQHVNTAFLQALPLPAYHSSGKAMRELGYHPRPVRLGIREALRWFQEEGMLPRDQPLTPRGVIG; encoded by the coding sequence ATGAAGACATTGTTGACGGGGGGAACAGGGCTGGTGGGGGCGAACCTGGCCCACCAGCTGTGTGGGCAGGGGGAGCGCCCCCGTCTGCTCGTCCGGGAGCGCAGCGACCGGAGGGGTCTGCGCGGGCTGAGCTACGATGAGGTGCTCGGCGACGTGCTGGACACGGAGTCGTTGCGGGGGGCGATGAAGGGGGTGGAGCGGGTCTACCACGTGGCGGGTATCGTCCGGTTCGATCCCTTTACTCGGGAGGACGTCTCCCGCATCAACGCCCAGGGGACTCGAAACGTTCTGGATGCGGCACGGGCGGCGGGTGTACGGCGGGTCGTGGTGGTGTCGAGCGTGGCGGCGGTGGGCCATGGGACGCTGGCCGAGCCGGCGACCGAGGAGACCCTCTACAACTACGAGGGGGACAACCCGTATCACGAGTCCAAGCGGGAGGCCGAGCGCCTGGCGCTGGAGGCCTCGGGGCCGACGCTGGAGGTGCTGGCGGGCAATCCGGGTTTCGTCATCGGCCCGTATGACGTGAGGCCGTCCACGGGGGAGCTGCTGCGGGTGGTGGCGAAGGGAATCATCCGGGTGTACCCGAGCGGCGGCATCAACGTGGTGAACGCGCAGGACGTGGCGAGGGGGCTGCAACTCGTCATGGAGAAGGGCCGTCCCGGGGAGCGCTACATCCTGGGTGGGGAGAACCTGACCTTCCGAGAATTCCTGACCCTCTGCGCGGAAGAAGCGGGGGTGCCACCGCCGACGGTGCCCCTACCGGACGCGGTGGTGAAGGCAGCGGGACGGTTCGGAGACGTGGTGGGAAGGCTCTCCCCGGACCTCTTCCAGCACGTGAACACGGCATTCCTGCAAGCGTTGCCATTGCCGGCGTACCACTCCTCGGGGAAGGCGATGAGGGAGCTGGGCTACCACCCGAGACCGGTGAGGCTCGGTATCCGGGAGGCGCTGCGCTGGTTCCAGGAAGAAGGAATGCTCCCGAGAGACCAACCGCTGACGCCCCGAGGAGTCATAGGTTGA
- the pcnB gene encoding polynucleotide adenylyltransferase PcnB, translating to MTRDSTDTPPVGGPTLQPAPDDAREAAVSEAESLDSLEMLPVPEPAEETQSPMSALMETLPQDTLSESNSELFSHSTPSGEPPEIDPDKLDPDALKVIHRLHSHGHQAYLVGGCVRDLLLDRTPKDFDIATSAHPGEVRAIFRNCRLIGRRFRLAHIYFKGGKIIEVSTFRANPTELDASSPENGSENGEEEGSETEESQDLLITHDNVFGTAEQDARRRDFTMNGLFYDVAEGRVIDYVRGRRDLDERYIRTIGDPEIRMREDPVRILRAVRFSAKLGLDIESRTYAAMEGAVEDLPRCAPARLLEETFRLIRGGVAAPCLRLLAALDALKVLLPPVAAYFKQYGRRGRDTFYAYVEALDRRVSSGEPLDDAILLAALLVPIAQTSPIVESQDPAGRPSVAQSIEDLLAEFVQTARLPRRIAERCRLLLIAQRTLSGERRRRTGAFRRHPLFNDALIVFEISVQATGQHRDALEAWKRGELPPLKSSEGSSEGGEAPRKRRRRRRRGGRKVTAGEGAAASASASGSAEASSGGAAGDSGDSDDAGEAGDESELGDESGEDSGGDFDAGSDSDSESDEG from the coding sequence ATGACGCGAGACTCCACTGACACACCGCCTGTCGGCGGACCCACGCTCCAGCCTGCGCCCGATGACGCGCGCGAGGCTGCTGTCTCCGAGGCCGAGTCCCTGGACTCCCTCGAGATGTTGCCGGTCCCCGAGCCCGCGGAGGAGACCCAATCCCCCATGTCCGCCCTGATGGAGACGCTTCCCCAGGACACCCTCTCCGAGTCCAACTCCGAGCTCTTCTCCCACTCCACCCCCTCCGGCGAACCCCCCGAGATCGACCCCGACAAGCTCGATCCCGATGCCCTCAAGGTCATCCATCGCCTCCACTCCCACGGCCATCAGGCCTACCTCGTGGGGGGATGTGTCAGAGACCTGCTCCTGGACCGTACGCCCAAGGACTTCGACATCGCCACCAGCGCCCACCCCGGCGAGGTGCGCGCCATCTTCCGCAACTGCCGCCTCATCGGCCGGCGCTTCCGCCTCGCTCACATCTACTTCAAGGGCGGGAAGATCATCGAGGTCTCCACCTTCCGCGCCAACCCCACCGAGCTCGACGCCTCCTCTCCCGAGAACGGCTCCGAGAACGGCGAGGAGGAGGGCTCCGAGACCGAGGAGTCCCAGGATCTCCTCATCACCCACGACAACGTCTTCGGCACCGCGGAGCAGGACGCCCGGCGCCGGGACTTCACCATGAACGGCCTCTTCTACGACGTCGCCGAGGGCCGGGTGATTGATTACGTGCGGGGCCGGCGCGACCTCGACGAGCGCTACATCCGCACCATCGGCGACCCGGAGATCCGCATGCGCGAGGATCCCGTCCGCATCCTCCGCGCCGTGCGCTTCTCCGCCAAGCTGGGCCTGGACATCGAGTCGCGCACCTACGCCGCCATGGAAGGCGCCGTCGAGGACCTGCCCCGCTGCGCCCCCGCCCGCCTCCTCGAGGAGACCTTCCGTCTCATCCGCGGTGGCGTGGCCGCCCCCTGCCTGAGGCTGCTCGCCGCCCTGGACGCGCTGAAGGTCCTGCTCCCGCCCGTGGCCGCCTACTTCAAGCAGTATGGCCGCCGCGGCCGGGACACCTTCTACGCCTACGTCGAGGCGCTCGACCGGCGTGTCTCCTCCGGCGAGCCGCTGGATGACGCCATCCTGCTCGCCGCCCTCCTGGTTCCCATCGCCCAGACCTCGCCCATCGTCGAGAGCCAGGACCCCGCCGGCCGCCCCTCCGTCGCCCAGTCCATCGAGGACCTCCTCGCCGAGTTCGTCCAGACCGCCCGTCTGCCTCGCCGCATCGCCGAGCGCTGCCGGCTCCTCCTCATCGCCCAGCGGACCCTCTCCGGCGAGCGCCGCCGCCGCACCGGCGCCTTCCGCCGTCATCCGCTGTTCAATGACGCGCTCATCGTCTTCGAAATCTCCGTCCAGGCCACCGGCCAGCACCGCGACGCGCTCGAGGCGTGGAAGCGCGGTGAGTTGCCTCCCCTCAAGTCCTCCGAGGGTTCCTCCGAGGGCGGTGAGGCTCCGCGCAAGCGGCGGCGGAGGCGGCGCCGCGGTGGCCGCAAGGTGACGGCAGGGGAGGGGGCGGCTGCCTCCGCTTCTGCCTCGGGCTCGGCCGAGGCCTCCTCAGGTGGGGCCGCTGGGGACTCGGGTGACTCCGATGACGCTGGTGAGGCCGGCGATGAGTCCGAGCTGGGGGATGAGTCCGGTGAGGATTCTGGCGGCGATTTCGACGCCGGGTCCGACTCGGATTCCGAGTCCGACGAGGGCTGA
- a CDS encoding DNA polymerase IV gives MRAIIHVDMDAFYASVEQRDNPELRGKPLIVGGDARRGVVVAASYEVRKYGVRSAMPMARAMKMAPGALVVKPRFSAYSEASEQVFSIFERYTPLVEPLSLDEAFLDVTASVGLFGAPADMARRIRKEITAETGLPSSAGIASVKFVAKIASDVAKPNGQREVRAEETVAFLAGLPVGRLWGVGPKTEEALKREGLETIGDVAKRDVAWMEARWGPSGRHLWELAHGIDPREVVPDREAKSVGAEDTFDEDLTGMEELSPHIHSQALRVGRRLRRAGVKGRVVQLKLKFADFTLITRRITLPSPTDDGQTLYRVARELLEKAHEDKPVRLTGVSMQELGTGEEPRQLGLFTEPEKPKRSDKLNAALDKIAERFGTKAVTTADIAGNDEAEPDPERPRRPKRPN, from the coding sequence ATGCGAGCCATCATCCACGTGGACATGGACGCCTTCTATGCGTCGGTGGAGCAGCGGGACAACCCGGAGCTGCGGGGCAAGCCGTTGATTGTCGGCGGGGACGCACGGCGCGGGGTGGTGGTGGCGGCATCGTACGAGGTGCGCAAGTACGGGGTGCGCAGCGCGATGCCGATGGCGCGGGCGATGAAGATGGCACCGGGCGCGCTGGTGGTGAAGCCGCGATTCAGCGCGTACAGCGAGGCGAGCGAGCAGGTGTTCTCCATCTTCGAGCGGTACACGCCGCTGGTGGAGCCGCTGTCGCTGGACGAGGCGTTCCTGGACGTGACGGCGTCGGTGGGGCTGTTCGGAGCGCCGGCGGACATGGCGAGACGGATCCGCAAGGAGATCACGGCGGAGACGGGGCTGCCCTCATCGGCGGGGATCGCCTCGGTGAAGTTCGTGGCGAAGATCGCCTCGGACGTGGCGAAGCCGAACGGCCAGCGGGAGGTACGGGCGGAGGAGACGGTGGCGTTCCTGGCGGGGCTACCCGTGGGGAGGCTGTGGGGAGTGGGGCCGAAGACGGAGGAGGCGCTGAAGCGCGAGGGGTTGGAGACGATCGGCGACGTGGCGAAGAGGGACGTGGCGTGGATGGAGGCGCGGTGGGGCCCGAGCGGACGTCACCTCTGGGAACTGGCACACGGGATCGATCCGCGGGAGGTGGTACCGGACCGCGAGGCGAAGAGCGTGGGAGCGGAGGACACGTTCGACGAGGATCTGACGGGGATGGAGGAGCTGAGCCCGCACATCCACTCGCAGGCGCTGCGAGTGGGCCGCCGGCTGAGGCGGGCGGGCGTGAAGGGACGGGTGGTGCAGCTCAAGCTGAAGTTCGCGGACTTCACGCTCATCACACGGCGAATCACCCTGCCGTCACCAACGGATGACGGACAAACGCTCTACCGGGTGGCGAGGGAGCTGCTGGAGAAGGCGCACGAGGACAAACCGGTGCGACTGACCGGGGTGTCCATGCAGGAGCTGGGAACGGGAGAAGAGCCGCGACAACTGGGACTCTTCACGGAGCCGGAGAAGCCGAAACGAAGCGACAAGCTGAACGCGGCGCTGGACAAGATCGCGGAGCGCTTCGGGACAAAAGCGGTGACGACGGCGGACATCGCGGGGAACGACGAAGCGGAACCGGATCCAGAACGACCCCGCAGACCCAAGCGACCCAACTAA
- a CDS encoding secondary thiamine-phosphate synthase enzyme YjbQ → MKTLTEYLSFHTRERRELVRITDTVAELVRKSGIQEGMVLVSAMHITAGVFVNDDESGLHEDIWEWLQHLAPHGPDYRHHRTGEDNGDAHLKSLLVHHQVILPVTAGKLDLGPWQQLFYAEFDGQRRKRVVIKVMGE, encoded by the coding sequence ATGAAGACCCTCACCGAATACCTCTCCTTCCACACCCGCGAACGCCGTGAGCTCGTCCGCATCACCGACACCGTCGCCGAGCTCGTCCGCAAGAGTGGCATCCAGGAAGGCATGGTGCTCGTCTCCGCCATGCACATCACCGCCGGTGTCTTCGTCAATGATGACGAGTCCGGTCTCCACGAGGACATCTGGGAGTGGTTGCAGCACCTCGCTCCCCACGGGCCCGACTACCGCCACCACCGCACCGGCGAGGACAATGGGGACGCCCACCTCAAGTCCCTCCTCGTCCACCACCAGGTCATCCTCCCCGTCACCGCCGGGAAGCTCGACCTCGGTCCCTGGCAGCAGCTGTTCTACGCCGAGTTCGATGGTCAACGGCGCAAGCGCGTGGTCATCAAGGTCATGGGCGAGTAG
- a CDS encoding RluA family pseudouridine synthase — MSTTGTTHTLVVEAGKAGQRVDLFIGEALGLSRAKLKKLFESGAVKVDGRAAKKGLLVAVGQRITVVVPEERREVVPEPEAPLGLLHTDESLVFVDKPAGKPSHPLQPGETGTVANALIARYPECAEASEDEREGGLCHRLDIETSGVMVAARTREAWTAVREAFGGREVDKRYWALVTGPLADEGEIDLPLRHHPRHPDRVEPALDGGEGARDAHSEFRVLERAGEYSLVEVRISTGVLHQVRAHLAAVGAPIVGDTLYGGREEAGLSRFFLHAKALGLTHPVTKQRLRVESPLPQELRDVLEHHALPLPSGEGRGEGTRAPG, encoded by the coding sequence GTGAGCACGACAGGGACGACGCACACGCTGGTGGTGGAGGCAGGCAAGGCGGGGCAGCGAGTGGACCTCTTCATCGGAGAGGCGCTGGGGCTGTCGAGGGCGAAGCTGAAGAAGCTCTTCGAGTCGGGCGCGGTGAAGGTGGACGGCCGTGCGGCGAAGAAGGGCCTGCTGGTGGCGGTGGGGCAGCGGATCACCGTGGTGGTACCGGAGGAGCGGCGCGAGGTGGTGCCGGAGCCGGAGGCGCCGCTGGGGTTGCTGCACACGGACGAGTCGCTGGTGTTCGTGGACAAGCCCGCGGGCAAGCCCTCGCACCCGCTACAGCCGGGGGAGACGGGCACGGTGGCCAACGCGCTGATCGCGCGCTACCCGGAGTGCGCGGAGGCGTCGGAGGACGAGCGCGAGGGAGGGCTGTGTCACCGGCTGGACATCGAGACGTCCGGGGTGATGGTGGCGGCGCGCACGCGCGAGGCGTGGACCGCGGTGCGCGAGGCGTTCGGCGGGCGCGAGGTGGACAAGCGCTACTGGGCGTTGGTGACGGGGCCGCTGGCGGACGAGGGTGAAATCGACCTGCCGTTGCGCCACCACCCGAGACATCCGGATCGGGTGGAACCCGCGCTGGACGGAGGAGAGGGAGCGAGGGATGCGCACTCGGAGTTCCGGGTGCTGGAGCGCGCGGGGGAGTACAGCCTGGTGGAGGTACGAATCTCCACGGGGGTGCTGCACCAGGTACGAGCCCACCTGGCGGCGGTGGGAGCGCCCATCGTGGGAGACACGCTGTACGGAGGGCGGGAGGAAGCCGGCCTGAGCCGCTTCTTCCTGCACGCGAAGGCACTGGGGCTGACGCATCCGGTGACGAAGCAGCGGTTGCGAGTGGAAAGCCCGCTGCCCCAGGAGCTCCGGGATGTCCTCGAGCACCACGCCCTCCCTCTCCCTTCGGGAGAGGGCCGGGGTGAGGGTACGCGGGCCCCGGGATGA